In Natrinema salaciae, the following are encoded in one genomic region:
- the aglG gene encoding glucosyl-dolichyl phosphate glucuronosyltransferase, protein MDVSVILCTYDPGTYDDFCEAATSVLEQTYDSVELVIVVDGVDAVYERVREDFGDRDDIVIHCNDENRGLLASRNRGVELASGDVVAFLDDDAVADEEWIEFLLEAYEGENAIAAGGKMTPRWVAGRPEFLPEEFYWLVGVTHRGFADGAGEVRNTFGSNISFRRDVFLNLGGFDTDIGGRKGDKNLQGGETELCARMQREYGRGVWYVPDAAVEHKVFEYRTDPKWLLERAFWQGYSKRAMETLVPDSSDEESAFLGTLLLDFVPHRAHRLATDPTIGRATQLLALVVFTVVVGVGYLYGVTRYR, encoded by the coding sequence ATGGACGTTTCGGTCATCCTCTGTACCTACGACCCCGGGACGTACGATGACTTCTGTGAGGCCGCGACGAGCGTCCTCGAGCAGACGTACGATAGCGTCGAACTCGTGATCGTCGTCGACGGCGTCGACGCCGTCTATGAACGCGTTCGCGAGGACTTCGGTGATCGTGACGATATCGTGATCCACTGTAACGACGAGAACCGCGGACTGCTGGCGAGTCGCAACCGCGGCGTCGAACTCGCGAGCGGTGACGTGGTCGCGTTCCTCGACGACGACGCCGTCGCCGACGAAGAGTGGATCGAGTTCCTGCTCGAGGCGTACGAGGGAGAGAACGCGATCGCAGCCGGCGGGAAGATGACGCCGCGGTGGGTCGCCGGCAGACCGGAGTTCCTCCCGGAAGAGTTCTACTGGCTCGTCGGCGTCACCCATCGAGGGTTCGCCGACGGCGCGGGCGAGGTTCGAAACACGTTCGGCTCGAACATCTCCTTTCGTCGCGACGTGTTCCTGAACCTCGGCGGCTTCGATACGGACATCGGCGGCCGGAAGGGGGACAAAAACCTGCAGGGCGGAGAGACCGAACTGTGCGCACGGATGCAACGCGAGTACGGCCGCGGCGTCTGGTACGTCCCCGATGCGGCAGTCGAGCACAAGGTCTTCGAGTATCGAACGGACCCGAAATGGCTACTCGAACGGGCCTTCTGGCAGGGGTACTCGAAGCGGGCGATGGAGACCCTCGTTCCGGACTCGAGCGACGAAGAGAGCGCGTTCCTCGGAACGCTCCTCCTCGATTTCGTTCCCCACCGAGCGCACCGCCTCGCGACGGACCCGACCATCGGACGAGCGACCCAGCTACTCGCACTGGTCGTCTTCACGGTCGTCGTCGGGGTCGGATACCTGTACGGTGTCACGCGGTACCGAT